From Schistocerca americana isolate TAMUIC-IGC-003095 chromosome 11, iqSchAmer2.1, whole genome shotgun sequence, the proteins below share one genomic window:
- the LOC124553696 gene encoding uncharacterized protein LOC124553696, translating into MDSKGTSWLKKEKNEVYAEPGSLVQLHTSTMKVKEELDEQVNKQFLQDPPRIVMPSLRIKQDLEMKRDLYGVEHDVSFHIGDALCMKYYMNIMKCIGCSKFQ; encoded by the exons ATGGACTCCAAGGGAACTAGTTGGCTGAAAAAAGAGAAGAATGAAGTATATGCTGAACCAGGTTCCTTG GTTCAGTTACACACATCTACcatgaaagtaaaagaagaatTGGATGAGCAAGTGAACAAACAG tttcttcaagatCCACCAAGGATTGTAATGCCTAGTCTTCGTATAAAGCAAGACCTAGAAATGAAACGGGATTTATATGGCGTTGAGCATGATGTAAGTTTTCACATCGGTGATGCATTGTGCATGAAGTACTATATGAATATCATGAAATGCATTGGGTGCAGTAAATTCCAGTGA